The stretch of DNA tcgacctaccgttatCTAATGCTACTGTGTAAATCTAAGGCTTAATGATTAAATTAAAGGggatttaaattataaaatattttttttttatgatttttaaattaatttggaatAAGTATTACTAGGATGTGCttttagttgcttcagagggttcagTATTTAAATCGTGCtagataaaatatttagttttcgaaactatattgttttaaaaatattaatctcaGCTCTCAcaaatcttgactagtattataaattataaaggtggtgcttaactctcgtcctcacacccgctaataaaatattttttggaaaacaatataatttgattaactctaatcccaactctcgttgctaATTAGcgttaatgttcagtttttactatctagtaaaAGTCTCACGccctcgctctattgatttttactttaattaattttcactccCGTGACAAATTATAatcgttaaaaataaaaactgctTTGAGAAAACTCATTTAAAAACAGTCGCACGACTataactaccgaacccctattaaCTCCTAAttacacatcctagcaatattaatttagctagacataactaaaactaaagacataaaaataaaataagcaaataaataaaaaagacataataaaaataaaaattaaaattaaaagcataaaataaaagcaataaaataaagacaagaaataaataagacaataaaataagaacctgaaTTAAAAAGGCCGAAAGTACGGACAccggaaaataaaataaagctcTCAACttagagaagaaaaccttgtggtactaagcctagttctcaattctccaagtcaagtgttGTATCTACAAGTGAAGAAAGCTAGtctatttatactaaaatattGTTGGAACCAAAACATAGttggccgatgtgggacttaaagcAAGTTAGCGCCTGGCCGTGTGATCAAAAAATGGATGGATGGCCATGATTGAAGGAGTGGCGACCGCCACTTGGGCCTTGCTGGCGAGCGGCACTAAGGCCTGCTGGCGAGCCGCTGGTTGTGTTggtgggctgcacatgtgtggcctttTTGTCTCTTTTGCTCTTTTTCAGTccgttttcgctcctttcttcaactcgaaTGATTTTTAtctgataaaataaaataccagGAATTAATAACGatttattatataaagttacgaaattgaaataaaaataactgaattattatattaatttaactaaataaatagtgcATTTTCCAGTCTATCAGTGGTCAGCATGAAGTGAACCCAGAAGCACAGCTACTACAGTTTATAGTTAACCCAGATGCACGTTTAGAAGCAGCTACATGGCCTAAACATTCGACCGAGTCATTCCTCTTTGGTATGGATGCAGCTGCAGGAACTTCTTGTCCTTCTAGATTCAATACAATAGCTACATTTTTTCCCTGAGTTCACTGCAAGTCATTGTTACGCTGTCTTTGAGTTCACTTCATCATTAGATGCCGCCATATAATGATTATTAAGCTTACCATTCTTTTGGCGTCCCTCGCTATCCCTTGAGATATTTTGGCAGTTTCTTCTCAAACATATAATCAGAATGTGTAACTGCTAAAGACCAACCAACAATGCAACAAATCATTAGCTCTCATCATAAGTCATATCTACCAGTAGTCTCCACAAGAGCAAAATCCACCTTCAAATTGATGAAAACGGATACGATCCCTCACAACTATCTCTCTGTTTAATATTCTTGACACAATTTTAATCCAATTATGACAGTCTTGACATATACGCAGGTTCTTGGAAATCGTGATTTTTGATCCCGGGCTACTTTTCAGAACGCCATAGGCCAAAGCCAACTTCTCGCTATGAAACGTTAAGTTTTCCTCCTTTTCCTCTTCAGACACATCCATCAAAACAAGATCGGTCAAGGGGGTGAATCCCTCCAGTTTAGCCCTCTGCATCAAACCTTCCAGCACCCTGTAAATTGCTTTCGTTTCTGCATGTGACTGATCAGCAGCATTGAATTGGTGAATGCTATTCCCGAATTCAATCCAACTCTTACCACGCTTTTTACGAACtccttttattttcatcatctgTCTCACCCTCTCAGCACCATGCCAGTTCTTGAAAGAACAATACATGTTTGACAGCAAGACAAAATCTCCACTCTCATGGCGTGAAATATTTGCGATAGCAAATTCGCCGAGTTCTTTCTTACCGTGGATTCTACAAGCACTCAGAAGTGCTCTCCAAATAACAACATCAGGCTTCACCGACATCGCCTTAATCACTGAACATGCCTCTTCCAAATGCCCTGCTCGTCCCAAGAGATCAATCATGGTTCCATAATGCTCAAGCTGCGGCGTAATCAAAAACCGATTCTGCATCATTTCAAAGTACTTGCGACCTACCTCAACTAAGCCACAATGACTACACGCTTTCAAAATCCCAATAAAACTAACAGAATCTGGCAAAACATTTTCCACCTCCATCCTTGAAAAAACCGCAGTTGCATCCAAAGCAAGTCCGTGAATAGCCAACCCATTAATCATAGCATTCCAAACAGACACATGATCACGCA from Trifolium pratense cultivar HEN17-A07 linkage group LG5, ARS_RC_1.1, whole genome shotgun sequence encodes:
- the LOC123884893 gene encoding pentatricopeptide repeat-containing protein At5g50990-like; translation: MSDCRIFHYILKRCKTSMHSKTVAKTHARIIILGYATYPSIVASLISTYAHCHQPHIAHNVFSYLMNLFNMNLVIENLVKSGECDIAKKMFDKMPVRDVVTWNTIIGGYVKNSRFHDVLSVFRGMLSAKVEPDGFTFASVVTGCARLGSFCNAKWVHGLMVEKRVELNYILSAALVDMYAKCGRIDVSKRVFESVVRDHVSVWNAMINGLAIHGLALDATAVFSRMEVENVLPDSVSFIGILKACSHCGLVEVGRKYFEMMQNRFLITPQLEHYGTMIDLLGRAGHLEEACSVIKAMSVKPDVVIWRALLSACRIHGKKELGEFAIANISRHESGDFVLLSNMYCSFKNWHGAERVRQMMKIKGVRKKRGKSWIEFGNSIHQFNAADQSHAETKAIYRVLEGLMQRAKLEGFTPLTDLVLMDVSEEEKEENLTFHSEKLALAYGVLKSSPGSKITISKNLRICQDCHNWIKIVSRILNREIVVRDRIRFHQFEGGFCSCGDYW